One Vidua chalybeata isolate OUT-0048 chromosome 13, bVidCha1 merged haplotype, whole genome shotgun sequence genomic window carries:
- the HYKK gene encoding hydroxylysine kinase isoform X1: MSSGNDCEPQTLTKPTFDEREAAELVDRVFGLKVSWIGSLPSYDDQNFHVRVSAEGADEYVLKITNSEDSQEPDLIEAQTQAMMFLSAEGFPSATPYLTKDGNIMSLESGGARLGSKKYMVRLLTYLPGTPVAKITTNAQILYEIGRLAASLDKVLSEKFQHPSAKSLHRGQFIWNLANVPLLDQYIYALGQNKYCALVEQVIEQFKGKVIPKLSSFRACINHGDLNDYNILVDSSSASLENPQYRVSGILDFSDMSYGYYVFEVAIAIMYMMIESPDPLSVGGHVLAGFESILPLTAEERGALFLLVSARFAQSLVIAAHTALLYPENKEYLTITAKTGWKHLMTMFEVGQEAVEKKWFETAQAYTQHAPAP, encoded by the exons ATGTCTTCTGGAAATGACTGTGAACCCCAGACCTTGACCAAACCCACATTTGATGAGAGAGAGGCAGCTGAATTGGTTGACAGGGTGTTTGGATTGAAGGTGTCTTGGATCGGGTCACTGCCCAGCTATGATGATCAGAACTTCCACGTGCGTGTCTCAGCTGAAGGTGCTGATGAGTATGTCCTCAAAATCACCAATTCAGAAGACAGCCAGGAGCCTGACCTCATTGAAGCGCAGACCCAGGCCATGATGTTTCTCAGTGCAGAAGGCTTCCCTTCAGCCACTCCTTACCTGACAAAAGATGGTAACATAATGTCTCTGGAGTCAGGAG GTGCTAGACTTGGGAGCAAGAAGTACATGGTCAGGCTGCTGACTTACCTGCCAGGTACACCAGTAGCAAAAATCACTACCAATGCTCAGATTCTCTATGAGATTGGGAGGCTCGCTGCCAGCCTGGATAAAGTGCTCTCAGAG aaattcCAGCATCCATCAGCAAAAAGTCTGCATCGAGGTCAGTTCATTTGGAATCTGGCAAATGTTCCTCTTCTAGATCAGTACATTTATGCCTTGGGCCAGAACAAATATTGTGCACTGGTGGAGCAAGTTATTGAGCAGTTTAAAGGCAAAGTAATACCCAAGCTAAGCAGTTTCCGAGCCT GTATCAATCATGGAGACCTTAATGACTACAACATTCTAGTAgactccagctctgcttccctggagAATCCCCAGTACAGAGTGTCTGGCATCCTGGACTTCAGCGACATGAGTTACGGGTACTACGTGTTTGAGGTTGCGATAGCCATCATGTACATGATGATTGAGAGCCCAGACCCTCTGAGTGTTGGGGGACATGTTCTCGCAGGGTTTGAGAGCATCCTGCCGCTCACCGCTGAGGAGAGAGGTGCCCTCTTTCTCCTGGTGAGTGCGAGGTTTGCACAGTCCCTCGTCATCGCTGCCCACACGGCTCTTCTGTACCCAGAGAACAAGGAGTACCTCACAATCACGGCGAAAACCGGCTGGAAACACTTAATGACGATGTTCGAGGTGGGCCAGGAAGCTGTGGAGAAGAAGTGGTTTGAGACTGCCCAGGCGTACACGCAGCACGCACCTGCCCCGTAG
- the HYKK gene encoding hydroxylysine kinase isoform X3, which yields MSSGNDCEPQTLTKPTFDEREAAELVDRVFGLKVSWIGSLPSYDDQNFHVRVSAEGARLGSKKYMVRLLTYLPGTPVAKITTNAQILYEIGRLAASLDKVLSEKFQHPSAKSLHRGQFIWNLANVPLLDQYIYALGQNKYCALVEQVIEQFKGKVIPKLSSFRACINHGDLNDYNILVDSSSASLENPQYRVSGILDFSDMSYGYYVFEVAIAIMYMMIESPDPLSVGGHVLAGFESILPLTAEERGALFLLVSARFAQSLVIAAHTALLYPENKEYLTITAKTGWKHLMTMFEVGQEAVEKKWFETAQAYTQHAPAP from the exons ATGTCTTCTGGAAATGACTGTGAACCCCAGACCTTGACCAAACCCACATTTGATGAGAGAGAGGCAGCTGAATTGGTTGACAGGGTGTTTGGATTGAAGGTGTCTTGGATCGGGTCACTGCCCAGCTATGATGATCAGAACTTCCACGTGCGTGTCTCAGCTGAAG GTGCTAGACTTGGGAGCAAGAAGTACATGGTCAGGCTGCTGACTTACCTGCCAGGTACACCAGTAGCAAAAATCACTACCAATGCTCAGATTCTCTATGAGATTGGGAGGCTCGCTGCCAGCCTGGATAAAGTGCTCTCAGAG aaattcCAGCATCCATCAGCAAAAAGTCTGCATCGAGGTCAGTTCATTTGGAATCTGGCAAATGTTCCTCTTCTAGATCAGTACATTTATGCCTTGGGCCAGAACAAATATTGTGCACTGGTGGAGCAAGTTATTGAGCAGTTTAAAGGCAAAGTAATACCCAAGCTAAGCAGTTTCCGAGCCT GTATCAATCATGGAGACCTTAATGACTACAACATTCTAGTAgactccagctctgcttccctggagAATCCCCAGTACAGAGTGTCTGGCATCCTGGACTTCAGCGACATGAGTTACGGGTACTACGTGTTTGAGGTTGCGATAGCCATCATGTACATGATGATTGAGAGCCCAGACCCTCTGAGTGTTGGGGGACATGTTCTCGCAGGGTTTGAGAGCATCCTGCCGCTCACCGCTGAGGAGAGAGGTGCCCTCTTTCTCCTGGTGAGTGCGAGGTTTGCACAGTCCCTCGTCATCGCTGCCCACACGGCTCTTCTGTACCCAGAGAACAAGGAGTACCTCACAATCACGGCGAAAACCGGCTGGAAACACTTAATGACGATGTTCGAGGTGGGCCAGGAAGCTGTGGAGAAGAAGTGGTTTGAGACTGCCCAGGCGTACACGCAGCACGCACCTGCCCCGTAG
- the PSMA4 gene encoding proteasome subunit alpha type-4, with the protein MSRRYDSRTTIFSPEGRLYQVEYAMEAIGHAGTCLGILANDGVLLAAERRNIHKLLDEVFFSEKIYKLNEDMACSVAGITSDANVLTNELRLIAQRYLLQYQEPIPCEQLVTALCDIKQAYTQFGGKRPFGVSLLYIGWDKHYGFQLYQSDPSGNYGGWKATCIGNNSAAAVSMLKQDYKEGEMTLKTALALAIKVLNKTMDVSKLSAEKVEIATLTRENGKTVIRVLKQKEVEQLIKQHEEEEAKAEREKKEKEQKEKDK; encoded by the exons ATG TCTCGAAGATATGACTCCAGAACTACCATATTTTCTCCGGAAG GTCGCCTGTACCAAGTTGAGTATGCCATGGAGGCCATCGGGCACGCAGGCACCTGCCTGGGAATTCTAGCAAACGATGGagttctgctggcagcagagcgGCGCAACATTCACAAGCTTCTCGATGAAGTGTTCTTCTCAGAGAAAATATACAAGCTTAATGA GGATATGGCGTGCAGCGTTGCAGGAATAACCTCAGATGCCAATGTTCTCACAAATGAGCTGAGACTGATTGCACAGAG GTATTTGTTACAGTATCAAGAGCCCATTCCTTGTGAACAACTAGTAACAGCACTGTGTGATATCAAGCAGGCTTATACACAGTTTGGAG GAAAACGTCCTTTTGGTGTTTCATTGCTCTATATTGGCTGGGATAAGCATTATGGATTTCAGCTGTATCAAAGTGATCCTAGTGGAAATTATGGAGGGTGGAAAGCCACATGCATTGGGAATAATAGTGCT GCAGCTGTGTCAATGCTGAAGCAGGACTACAAGGAAGGGGAAATGACCTTAAAGACTGCCCTGGCATTGGCCATTAAGGTTCTAAACAAGACCATGGATGTCAGTAAGCTCTCTGCTGAGAAAG TTGAAATTGCAACACTGACAAGAGAGAACGGAAAGACAGTAATAAGGGTTCTGAAGCAAAAGGAGGTGGAACAATTGATAAAACAacatgaggaggaggaagcaaaaGCTGAACgtgaaaagaaggagaaagaacaaaaagagaagGATAAATAG
- the HYKK gene encoding hydroxylysine kinase isoform X2, which yields MSSGNDCEPQTLTKPTFDEREAAELVDRVFGLKVSWIGSLPSYDDQNFHVRVSAEGADEYVLKITNSEDSQEPDLIEAQTQAMMFLSAEGFPSATPYLTKDGNIMSLESGGARLGSKKYMVRLLTYLPGTPVAKITTNAQILYEIGRLAASLDKVLSEKFQHPSAKSLHRGINHGDLNDYNILVDSSSASLENPQYRVSGILDFSDMSYGYYVFEVAIAIMYMMIESPDPLSVGGHVLAGFESILPLTAEERGALFLLVSARFAQSLVIAAHTALLYPENKEYLTITAKTGWKHLMTMFEVGQEAVEKKWFETAQAYTQHAPAP from the exons ATGTCTTCTGGAAATGACTGTGAACCCCAGACCTTGACCAAACCCACATTTGATGAGAGAGAGGCAGCTGAATTGGTTGACAGGGTGTTTGGATTGAAGGTGTCTTGGATCGGGTCACTGCCCAGCTATGATGATCAGAACTTCCACGTGCGTGTCTCAGCTGAAGGTGCTGATGAGTATGTCCTCAAAATCACCAATTCAGAAGACAGCCAGGAGCCTGACCTCATTGAAGCGCAGACCCAGGCCATGATGTTTCTCAGTGCAGAAGGCTTCCCTTCAGCCACTCCTTACCTGACAAAAGATGGTAACATAATGTCTCTGGAGTCAGGAG GTGCTAGACTTGGGAGCAAGAAGTACATGGTCAGGCTGCTGACTTACCTGCCAGGTACACCAGTAGCAAAAATCACTACCAATGCTCAGATTCTCTATGAGATTGGGAGGCTCGCTGCCAGCCTGGATAAAGTGCTCTCAGAG aaattcCAGCATCCATCAGCAAAAAGTCTGCATCGAG GTATCAATCATGGAGACCTTAATGACTACAACATTCTAGTAgactccagctctgcttccctggagAATCCCCAGTACAGAGTGTCTGGCATCCTGGACTTCAGCGACATGAGTTACGGGTACTACGTGTTTGAGGTTGCGATAGCCATCATGTACATGATGATTGAGAGCCCAGACCCTCTGAGTGTTGGGGGACATGTTCTCGCAGGGTTTGAGAGCATCCTGCCGCTCACCGCTGAGGAGAGAGGTGCCCTCTTTCTCCTGGTGAGTGCGAGGTTTGCACAGTCCCTCGTCATCGCTGCCCACACGGCTCTTCTGTACCCAGAGAACAAGGAGTACCTCACAATCACGGCGAAAACCGGCTGGAAACACTTAATGACGATGTTCGAGGTGGGCCAGGAAGCTGTGGAGAAGAAGTGGTTTGAGACTGCCCAGGCGTACACGCAGCACGCACCTGCCCCGTAG